One genomic window of Actinoalloteichus hoggarensis includes the following:
- a CDS encoding glycerophosphodiester phosphodiesterase — MRLSRSARPALVVSLLVAGLTAPIATAAAGEPGRSDRPDVIAHRGSSGVAPENTLAAITTAREHRADSVEVDVQRTADGELVLLHDCTLERTTDVEEVFPDRESYALSDFTSDELARLDAGSWLSPEFAGEPIPTLREGIRALGPRTDLLLEVKVCAGEEDLGKAVADALREIPGYLPRAVATDSLVVQSFDHDETRAFHDELPEVSVGLLFGARPTDAELADAAGWAQQANPRHTLTDQALVDQVHALGLDINVWTVNAESDMRAMIDLGVDGVITDYPQVLREVLRAG, encoded by the coding sequence ATGCGTCTCTCCAGATCGGCCCGGCCCGCCCTGGTCGTCTCCCTCCTCGTCGCCGGGCTGACGGCACCGATCGCGACCGCCGCGGCAGGCGAGCCGGGCCGCTCCGACCGGCCCGACGTGATCGCTCATCGCGGCTCCTCCGGCGTGGCACCGGAGAACACCCTCGCGGCGATCACCACGGCCCGCGAGCATCGCGCCGACTCCGTGGAGGTCGACGTGCAGCGGACCGCCGACGGCGAGCTGGTGCTCCTTCACGACTGCACGCTGGAACGGACCACCGACGTCGAGGAGGTCTTCCCCGACCGCGAGTCCTACGCGCTGAGCGACTTCACCAGCGACGAGCTGGCCCGACTCGACGCCGGTTCCTGGCTGTCGCCGGAGTTCGCGGGCGAGCCGATCCCGACGCTGCGCGAGGGCATCCGGGCACTCGGCCCGCGTACGGATCTGCTCCTCGAGGTGAAGGTCTGCGCGGGCGAGGAGGACCTCGGCAAGGCGGTCGCCGACGCGCTCCGGGAGATCCCGGGCTACCTGCCGCGTGCGGTGGCCACCGACTCGCTGGTCGTGCAGTCGTTCGACCACGACGAGACCCGGGCGTTCCACGACGAGCTGCCCGAGGTCTCCGTCGGGCTGCTCTTCGGCGCCCGTCCGACGGATGCCGAGCTGGCCGACGCGGCGGGCTGGGCCCAGCAGGCCAACCCCCGTCACACGCTGACCGATCAGGCTCTGGTCGACCAGGTGCACGCGCTCGGCCTGGACATCAACGTCTGGACCGTCAACGCGGAGTCCGACATGCGCGCCATGATCGACCTCGGCGTCGACGGCGTCATCACCGACTATCCGCAGGTGCTGCGTGAGGTCCTGCGGGCGGGCTGA
- a CDS encoding peptidoglycan recognition protein family protein — MPTRREMLTAALSAGAWMIVGSPGAVFAAPEGAAPADVTGDGAARRVGLEPDSDGVIRPGDFDHVGVVFPSDTRTEPDRSGRAALGGIRFETNGSLGPWRPLRPSAEAPDGKPASASDLVLAPEGATGFQVEIAEGVGPFEPVAVLAGPAADTSGPRLLPLPGATLEAISRAGWGADESLRNWPATFDPVQCLTVHHSAIELEEDRAASVRAIYRFHAVDRAWGDLGYHLLIDPEGRVYEGRFSGSDTMPVFDGIPAAGAARSVLAGHVGSHNAGNIGVCLLGDFTSAPPTGAAIDALVETLAALCLLCGLDPTGTTHYASPTGGAARTVRTISGHRDWTVTQCPGDVFAPTLEEVRTRVAALVA; from the coding sequence GTGCCCACTCGTCGCGAGATGCTGACCGCCGCACTGAGCGCCGGAGCCTGGATGATCGTCGGATCGCCCGGAGCCGTGTTCGCCGCCCCCGAGGGCGCCGCCCCTGCCGACGTGACCGGCGACGGCGCGGCCCGCCGCGTCGGACTCGAACCCGACTCCGACGGCGTCATCCGACCCGGCGACTTCGACCACGTCGGCGTGGTGTTCCCCTCGGACACGAGAACCGAACCCGACCGGTCGGGACGAGCCGCCCTCGGCGGGATCAGATTCGAGACGAACGGGAGCCTCGGTCCGTGGCGACCGCTGCGGCCCTCCGCCGAGGCCCCCGACGGAAAGCCCGCCTCGGCGTCGGACCTGGTGCTCGCCCCCGAGGGCGCGACGGGATTCCAGGTGGAGATCGCGGAGGGCGTCGGCCCGTTCGAGCCGGTGGCCGTGCTCGCGGGGCCCGCCGCCGACACCTCCGGCCCCCGGCTGCTGCCACTGCCCGGTGCGACGTTGGAGGCGATCAGCCGTGCGGGCTGGGGAGCCGACGAGTCCCTGCGCAACTGGCCCGCCACGTTCGATCCGGTGCAGTGCCTCACCGTGCACCACTCCGCCATCGAACTCGAGGAGGACCGGGCGGCCTCGGTGCGGGCGATCTACCGCTTCCACGCGGTGGACCGGGCCTGGGGCGATCTGGGCTACCACCTGCTGATCGACCCGGAAGGCCGGGTCTACGAGGGACGGTTCTCCGGCTCGGACACGATGCCGGTGTTCGACGGCATTCCCGCGGCGGGCGCGGCGCGCTCCGTCCTCGCCGGACACGTCGGCAGCCACAACGCGGGCAACATCGGCGTCTGCCTGCTCGGCGACTTCACCAGCGCACCGCCTACCGGGGCGGCGATCGACGCCCTCGTGGAGACGCTCGCCGCGCTATGCCTGCTGTGCGGGCTCGACCCGACGGGGACGACGCACTACGCGAGCCCCACCGGCGGCGCGGCCAGGACGGTGCGGACCATCTCCGGACATCGCGACTGGACGGTGACCCAGTGCCCCGGCGACGTCTTCGCCCCCACCCTGGAGGAGGTCCGTACCCGGGTCGCCGCGCTGGTGGCCTGA
- a CDS encoding glycosyl hydrolase, with protein MARATMPKWLAAVTTSALACSIFVFVQGTASAETVSIGAGSYTTELPAGARGPSDIQGLPVSPKVTDDFTGPAPTNDWWSSLIFQRYAPDNPHGENMFPHPLAFHAWGDGLAVGYPSSSSIVGTAPKYEYSFREDLRLGLSGLASPDTRVDSYSDWTVTPYWSDGSRELRTTIGHGLPFVYAEGSGGPADVEFSAPPEVWHQEGSVVGATVNGNHYALFAPSSSAWTSSGNTFTAELGADGYFSVAVLPDPADLAAFETYAYSFVTGTTVTWDYDEAGASLTTDFQVETEAKEGSQTGTLVALYPHQWKNATSDVTDLTYVSPRGEMRVVEGTGFSTELPANGILPSLPTVAAADHDRLRQLIDEEIDHEDPWRGSTDTYWVGKALGRLSQLVPIADSIGYTEGRDQLLALVRGKMEDWLTYSGPGDSALFRYDAEWGALTGYPASFGADQELNDHDFHFGYFVTAAATLARYDPAWASDEQWGGMVKLIIKDANNWDRTDDRFPLLRAFSPYAGHGWASGHAGFGSGNNQESSSEGMHFAGAVALFGSLTGDDDIRDLGVYLHATQASTVAPYWQNADSDTFPADYAADVVGMVWSDGGDYGIWWDGSDEEHYGINYLPITASSLYHGTRPEHVTAMHQSLVDRIGGEPQVWRDIHWAYQAMGDPASGLAAFESQWQTYEPEAGSSKAHTYQWVSTLAEVGNVDASVTADAAHYAVFTDGGQRTYTAFNPDSSARTVTFSDGATLDVPAGTLASTTGSGGGGPEEPGEPEEPEEPGEPGDLVDGRLYLGGNGLGRAPGTGAAVDVIPSAAGGNHDGTPHQPLVYEIDGLTASFDGGETAFSLFLDAGNTVGNGTQLRVSYDLTGNGTFDRVETYAYFATDPVPGWEEYGPNATLVSESGSLGDLTGGTVRIEVWSAIGQSSTDLRVAATAAEGLVSELRVPFAN; from the coding sequence ATGGCCAGGGCGACGATGCCCAAATGGTTGGCAGCGGTGACCACATCCGCGTTAGCCTGCTCAATCTTCGTGTTCGTGCAGGGCACGGCCTCAGCCGAGACCGTGTCGATCGGTGCGGGCAGTTACACCACGGAACTGCCCGCGGGCGCGAGAGGACCGTCGGACATCCAGGGGCTGCCCGTCTCCCCGAAGGTCACCGACGACTTCACCGGCCCCGCGCCGACCAACGACTGGTGGTCGTCGCTGATCTTCCAGCGATACGCACCGGACAACCCGCACGGCGAGAACATGTTCCCGCACCCGTTGGCGTTCCACGCCTGGGGCGACGGCCTCGCCGTGGGCTACCCGAGTTCGTCGAGCATCGTGGGCACCGCTCCGAAGTACGAGTACAGCTTCCGGGAGGACCTGCGGCTCGGCCTCTCCGGGCTGGCGTCCCCGGACACCCGTGTGGACTCCTACAGCGACTGGACCGTCACCCCGTACTGGTCGGACGGCAGCCGTGAGCTGCGGACCACCATCGGACACGGCCTGCCCTTCGTGTACGCCGAGGGCAGCGGCGGGCCTGCCGACGTCGAGTTCAGCGCGCCCCCGGAGGTCTGGCACCAGGAGGGCAGCGTCGTCGGGGCCACGGTCAACGGCAACCACTACGCGCTGTTCGCCCCCTCCTCCTCGGCCTGGACCTCCTCGGGCAACACCTTCACCGCCGAGCTGGGCGCCGACGGCTACTTCTCCGTCGCGGTGCTGCCCGACCCCGCGGACCTGGCCGCCTTCGAGACCTACGCCTACTCCTTCGTCACCGGCACCACCGTGACCTGGGACTACGACGAGGCGGGCGCCTCGCTGACCACCGACTTCCAGGTGGAGACCGAGGCGAAGGAGGGCTCGCAGACCGGCACCCTCGTCGCGCTCTACCCGCATCAGTGGAAGAACGCCACGAGCGACGTGACGGACCTGACCTACGTCTCGCCCCGAGGCGAGATGCGGGTCGTCGAGGGCACGGGCTTCAGCACCGAGCTGCCCGCGAACGGCATCCTGCCGAGCCTGCCGACCGTGGCCGCCGCCGACCACGATCGGCTTCGGCAGCTCATCGACGAGGAGATCGACCACGAGGACCCGTGGCGCGGCTCGACCGACACCTACTGGGTCGGCAAGGCGTTGGGCAGGCTGTCGCAGCTGGTGCCGATCGCCGACTCGATCGGCTACACCGAGGGCCGTGACCAGCTGCTCGCCCTGGTGCGCGGCAAGATGGAGGACTGGCTCACCTACTCCGGCCCCGGCGACTCGGCGCTCTTCCGGTACGACGCGGAGTGGGGCGCGCTCACCGGCTACCCGGCCAGCTTCGGCGCCGACCAGGAGCTCAACGACCACGACTTCCACTTCGGCTACTTCGTCACCGCCGCCGCGACCCTGGCCAGGTACGACCCGGCCTGGGCCTCGGACGAACAGTGGGGCGGCATGGTCAAGCTGATCATCAAGGACGCCAACAACTGGGATCGGACCGACGACCGGTTCCCGCTGCTGCGTGCCTTCTCGCCCTACGCGGGACACGGCTGGGCGTCCGGACACGCGGGCTTCGGCTCCGGCAACAACCAGGAGTCGTCTTCCGAGGGCATGCACTTCGCGGGCGCCGTCGCGCTCTTCGGCTCGCTGACCGGCGACGACGACATCCGCGACCTCGGCGTCTACCTGCATGCCACGCAGGCCAGCACCGTCGCGCCGTACTGGCAGAACGCCGACTCCGACACCTTCCCCGCCGACTACGCGGCCGACGTCGTCGGCATGGTGTGGAGCGACGGCGGCGACTACGGCATCTGGTGGGACGGCTCCGACGAGGAGCATTACGGCATCAACTACCTGCCGATCACCGCCTCCTCGCTGTACCACGGCACTCGGCCGGAACACGTGACGGCGATGCACCAGTCGCTGGTGGACCGGATCGGCGGCGAACCGCAGGTGTGGCGCGACATCCACTGGGCCTATCAGGCGATGGGCGATCCGGCCTCGGGGCTGGCCGCGTTCGAGTCGCAGTGGCAGACCTACGAGCCGGAGGCCGGTTCGTCCAAGGCACACACCTACCAGTGGGTGTCCACGCTGGCCGAGGTCGGCAACGTCGACGCCTCGGTGACCGCGGACGCGGCGCACTACGCCGTCTTCACCGACGGGGGACAGCGCACCTACACCGCGTTCAACCCCGACTCCTCGGCCAGGACGGTGACCTTCTCCGACGGCGCCACCCTCGACGTGCCCGCGGGCACCCTCGCCTCCACCACGGGCAGCGGCGGGGGCGGTCCCGAGGAGCCCGGCGAGCCGGAGGAGCCCGAGGAGCCCGGCGAGCCCGGCGACCTCGTGGACGGCAGGCTCTACCTCGGCGGCAACGGGCTGGGCCGGGCGCCCGGCACCGGCGCCGCGGTCGACGTCATCCCCTCGGCGGCGGGCGGCAATCACGATGGAACGCCGCATCAGCCGCTGGTGTACGAGATCGACGGTCTGACCGCGTCCTTCGACGGCGGCGAGACCGCCTTCTCCTTGTTCCTCGACGCGGGGAACACCGTCGGCAACGGCACCCAGCTGCGGGTGAGCTACGACCTGACCGGGAACGGGACGTTCGATCGTGTCGAGACCTACGCCTACTTCGCCACCGACCCCGTCCCCGGCTGGGAGGAGTACGGTCCGAACGCGACGCTGGTGAGCGAGAGCGGCAGCCTCGGCGACCTGACCGGGGGAACGGTGCGGATCGAGGTCTGGAGCGCCATCGGCCAGTCGTCGACCGATCTGCGAGTCGCCGCGACGGCGGCGGAGGGACTCGTCTCCGAACTGCGCGTTCCGTTCGCGAACTAG
- a CDS encoding DUF397 domain-containing protein: MVGDDIKRWRKSSRSAGANSCVEVGQASGVVGIRDTKDRAGETLVVAQVTFGAFLGAVKADRLG; encoded by the coding sequence GTGGTCGGAGACGACATCAAGCGGTGGCGGAAGTCCAGCCGCAGCGCGGGAGCCAATTCCTGTGTCGAGGTCGGTCAGGCTTCCGGCGTCGTCGGCATCCGTGACACCAAGGACCGGGCGGGTGAGACACTCGTCGTCGCCCAGGTGACGTTCGGTGCGTTCCTCGGTGCCGTCAAGGCCGATCGGCTCGGCTGA
- a CDS encoding Scr1 family TA system antitoxin-like transcriptional regulator, which yields MLVPTSCSKAEFQLFEFPVAVPLVALDSLLSVMFVVDAAEVAGYTRAAASLRATVLSGRESLRLIRRRLSEMEG from the coding sequence GTGCTGGTCCCGACGAGCTGTTCCAAGGCCGAGTTCCAGCTCTTCGAGTTCCCGGTGGCCGTGCCCCTCGTCGCGCTGGACAGCCTTCTGAGCGTGATGTTCGTCGTGGACGCCGCGGAGGTGGCGGGATACACGAGGGCCGCGGCCAGCCTGAGGGCCACCGTGCTGAGCGGGCGGGAATCGCTGCGCCTCATCAGGCGGCGTCTGTCCGAGATGGAGGGATGA
- a CDS encoding class II 3-deoxy-7-phosphoheptulonate synthase: MIWTVDVPVETLPSLPPLPAELRDRLDTALSKPAAQQPDWPDPDAVGKVRTVLESVPPVTVPAEVDRLRTQLGEVAEGRAFLLQGGDCAETFASNNEPHIRANIRTLLQMAVVLTYGASMPVVKVGRIAGQYAKPRSSGIDALGLPSYRGDIVNSLVASPEARVADPSRMIRAYANAGAAMNLVRALTGGGMAGLAKVHDWNKDFVLNSPAGERYEALANEIDRGLRFMAACGVQDSNLQTVEMFASHEALLLDYERALLRLDEGRLYDLSAHFLWIGERTRQLDGAHIALAELIANPIGLKIGPTTTPELAVEYVERLNPDNIPGRLTLISRMGNAKVRDVLPPIVEKVTASGHKVIWQCDPMHGNTHESSTGYKTRHFDRIVDEVQGFFEVHRGLGTHPGGIHIELTGEDVTECLGGAQEITDSDLAGRYETACDPRLNTQQSLELAFLVAEMLRA, encoded by the coding sequence GTGATATGGACCGTCGACGTACCGGTCGAGACTCTTCCGTCGCTGCCCCCGCTTCCCGCAGAGCTTCGGGACCGGCTGGACACGGCGTTGTCGAAGCCCGCCGCCCAACAACCCGACTGGCCCGACCCGGACGCGGTCGGCAAGGTGCGCACCGTGCTGGAGAGCGTGCCGCCCGTCACCGTCCCCGCCGAGGTCGATCGGCTGCGCACCCAGCTGGGCGAGGTCGCCGAGGGGCGGGCCTTCCTGCTCCAGGGCGGTGACTGCGCCGAGACGTTCGCGAGCAACAACGAGCCGCACATCAGGGCGAACATCCGGACCCTGCTCCAGATGGCGGTCGTGCTGACCTACGGCGCGAGCATGCCGGTCGTCAAGGTCGGACGGATCGCGGGTCAGTACGCCAAGCCGCGTTCCTCCGGCATCGACGCCCTCGGCCTGCCGTCCTACCGGGGCGACATCGTCAACTCGCTGGTCGCCTCCCCGGAGGCCCGGGTCGCCGACCCGTCCCGCATGATTCGCGCCTACGCGAACGCCGGCGCGGCGATGAACCTGGTCCGCGCCCTCACCGGCGGTGGCATGGCCGGGCTGGCCAAGGTGCACGACTGGAACAAGGACTTCGTGCTCAACTCCCCGGCGGGAGAGCGGTACGAGGCGCTGGCCAACGAGATCGACCGGGGCCTGCGGTTCATGGCCGCGTGCGGCGTGCAGGACTCCAATCTCCAGACCGTGGAGATGTTCGCCAGCCACGAGGCGCTGCTGCTGGACTACGAGCGCGCGCTGCTGCGACTGGACGAGGGCAGGCTGTACGACCTGTCCGCCCACTTCCTCTGGATCGGCGAACGCACCCGGCAGCTCGACGGCGCGCACATCGCCCTGGCGGAGCTGATCGCCAATCCGATCGGTCTCAAGATCGGCCCGACGACCACGCCGGAGCTGGCCGTCGAGTACGTCGAGCGGCTCAACCCGGACAACATCCCCGGCAGGCTGACCCTCATCAGCAGGATGGGCAACGCCAAGGTCCGCGACGTCCTGCCGCCGATCGTCGAGAAGGTCACGGCCTCCGGCCACAAGGTCATCTGGCAGTGCGACCCGATGCACGGCAACACCCACGAGTCGAGCACCGGGTACAAGACCCGCCACTTCGACCGCATCGTGGACGAGGTGCAGGGCTTCTTCGAGGTGCATCGCGGCCTGGGCACCCACCCCGGCGGGATTCACATCGAGCTGACCGGCGAGGACGTCACCGAATGCCTCGGCGGCGCCCAGGAGATCACCGACTCCGACCTCGCGGGCCGGTACGAGACCGCCTGCGATCCCCGGCTGAACACCCAGCAGTCCCTCGAACTGGCGTTCCTCGTCGCGGAGATGCTGCGCGCCTGA
- a CDS encoding WXG100 family type VII secretion target produces MSNPLVADVVDSTSSTSGLSLVESVNSTSTAIQNGDWLEAGLGTADLVMTALDPFAAIISNGVGWLLEHVGPLSDALDSLAGNPDEIRSHAETWTNVAGEVNSVSTELGNLIKSDITTWTGAAADAYRERAADTANLILAAGNAAQGAADGIQLAGEVVTAVRDAVRDIIADVVGSMVSWALQVLFTLGIGLIWVVPKVVAKVAQTAAKIAQLITKLTSSMSRLTPLLKKLGDDFASAGNGLKAIKTSDNHHARSLDAPPTINPSASRGGGDSGPAVTPDATGGPTNRGGGASGVSPNSTTPDTSRGAPDINTSGSVNQPRSAPGSTMPGLGGNNTPAAPAPAPGPWGANPPTIEGKPSLGFGMWNSKFSADKVTQHTIKDQHGRPLGVGFPSQKQDVKADTIWGAKPNQAWKFKYFQAPHDPKNPNATERPAPWAINSPLGSTPFPVLAHGSKNKFIVEAAIGPGGAKMDVELSGSEYHKLLSSHQTYKNAMNGNENPLLLVSCDTGAGKAGKDFADALGKSSDSKHDVYAPTTTAWTSATANTPDGTSSRPPATADLKVDAESSSSPGRFVRYPHQ; encoded by the coding sequence ATGAGTAATCCTTTAGTGGCTGATGTGGTGGATTCGACGTCGTCGACGTCGGGGTTGTCGTTGGTGGAATCGGTGAACTCCACCAGCACCGCCATTCAGAACGGCGACTGGCTCGAAGCGGGCCTGGGCACCGCAGACCTCGTCATGACCGCCCTGGACCCCTTCGCCGCCATCATCTCCAACGGCGTCGGCTGGCTCCTCGAACACGTCGGACCCCTCTCCGACGCACTCGACTCCCTCGCAGGCAACCCCGACGAGATCCGCTCCCACGCCGAGACCTGGACCAACGTCGCAGGCGAAGTCAACTCCGTCTCCACCGAACTCGGCAACCTCATCAAGTCCGACATCACCACCTGGACCGGTGCCGCCGCCGACGCCTACCGGGAGCGCGCCGCCGACACCGCCAACCTCATCCTCGCCGCGGGCAACGCCGCCCAGGGAGCCGCCGACGGCATCCAGCTGGCGGGCGAGGTCGTCACCGCCGTCCGCGACGCCGTCCGCGACATCATCGCCGACGTCGTCGGCTCCATGGTCTCCTGGGCACTCCAGGTGTTGTTCACCCTCGGCATCGGACTCATCTGGGTCGTCCCCAAAGTCGTCGCCAAAGTCGCCCAGACCGCCGCCAAGATCGCCCAACTCATCACCAAGCTCACCTCGTCCATGTCCAGACTCACCCCACTACTCAAAAAACTCGGCGACGACTTCGCCAGCGCGGGCAACGGCCTCAAAGCCATCAAGACCAGCGACAACCACCACGCACGCAGCCTCGACGCACCCCCGACGATCAACCCCAGCGCCAGCCGAGGCGGCGGCGACTCCGGACCGGCCGTCACCCCCGACGCCACAGGCGGGCCGACCAACAGAGGCGGCGGCGCATCGGGCGTCTCGCCCAACAGCACCACGCCGGACACCTCCCGAGGCGCACCCGACATCAACACCTCCGGCAGCGTCAATCAGCCCCGGTCGGCCCCCGGCAGCACGATGCCCGGCCTCGGCGGGAACAACACGCCGGCGGCACCCGCCCCCGCGCCCGGCCCGTGGGGAGCCAACCCGCCGACGATCGAGGGCAAGCCGAGCCTCGGATTCGGCATGTGGAACTCGAAGTTCTCGGCCGACAAGGTCACCCAGCACACGATCAAAGACCAGCACGGGCGGCCGCTCGGCGTTGGATTCCCGTCGCAGAAGCAGGACGTCAAGGCCGACACCATCTGGGGTGCGAAGCCGAACCAGGCCTGGAAGTTCAAATACTTTCAGGCGCCGCACGACCCGAAGAACCCGAACGCCACGGAGAGGCCGGCCCCGTGGGCGATCAACTCCCCGCTCGGGTCGACGCCGTTCCCCGTGCTGGCACACGGCAGCAAGAACAAGTTCATCGTCGAGGCCGCCATCGGGCCCGGCGGGGCGAAGATGGACGTCGAGCTCTCCGGCAGCGAGTATCACAAGCTCCTCAGCAGTCACCAGACATACAAGAACGCCATGAACGGCAACGAGAATCCGCTGCTCCTGGTGTCCTGTGACACCGGAGCGGGCAAGGCGGGCAAGGACTTCGCCGATGCGCTCGGCAAGAGCAGCGACTCCAAGCACGACGTCTACGCGCCGACGACCACGGCGTGGACCTCGGCTACCGCCAACACCCCCGACGGGACGTCGAGTCGTCCGCCCGCCACGGCGGATCTCAAGGTCGACGCCGAGAGCAGCAGCTCGCCGGGTCGGTTCGTGCGATACCCGCATCAATGA